From the Gordonia bronchialis DSM 43247 genome, one window contains:
- the der gene encoding ribosome biogenesis GTPase Der — translation MTDNLDGDLAALPGDGTWSDESDWELGQADGFDGAADVEHMPVLAIVGRPNVGKSTLVNRILGRREAVVEDIPGVTRDRVSYAASWSGRRFTVVDTGGWEPDAKGLQQAVAAQAELAMRTADAIVLVVDATVGATATDEAVARVLRRSKTPVILAANKVDSERLEAEAASLWSLGLGEPFTVSAAHGRGAGDLLDVILEKLPETPREGPALGGPRRVALVGKPNVGKSSLLNKLAGAERSVVDNVAGTTVDPVDELIELDGKTWQFVDTAGLRRKVRTASGHEYYASLRTRAALDAAEVAILLIDASEPITEQDLRVLSLIIDSGRALIIAFNKWDLVDEDRRYQLDKEIDRELARVPWASRVNISASTGRAVHKLVPALESALDSWDKRISTGPLNNWLKDVIAANPPPLRGGRQPRVLFATQAATRPPTFVLFTTGFLEAGYRRFLERRLREEFNFDGSPVRINVRVRDKRERRKR, via the coding sequence GTGACCGACAATCTGGACGGCGATCTCGCCGCACTACCCGGTGACGGCACCTGGTCGGACGAATCCGATTGGGAACTGGGGCAAGCGGACGGATTCGACGGTGCCGCCGACGTCGAGCACATGCCGGTGCTCGCGATCGTCGGACGGCCCAACGTCGGTAAATCCACTTTGGTCAACCGCATCCTGGGCCGTCGTGAGGCCGTGGTCGAGGACATCCCCGGGGTCACCCGCGACCGTGTGTCGTATGCGGCGAGCTGGTCGGGGCGACGGTTCACCGTCGTCGACACCGGCGGCTGGGAACCCGACGCCAAGGGACTGCAGCAGGCGGTGGCGGCGCAGGCCGAACTCGCCATGCGCACCGCGGATGCCATCGTGCTCGTCGTCGACGCGACAGTGGGCGCGACCGCGACCGACGAGGCGGTGGCCCGTGTGCTGCGCCGCTCGAAGACGCCGGTCATCCTTGCCGCCAACAAGGTCGACAGTGAGCGACTCGAAGCCGAGGCCGCTTCGCTGTGGTCGCTGGGACTGGGGGAGCCGTTCACGGTGTCCGCGGCGCACGGTCGTGGCGCCGGTGACCTGCTCGACGTCATCCTCGAGAAGCTGCCCGAGACCCCGCGTGAGGGTCCGGCCCTGGGTGGCCCCCGGCGCGTGGCACTGGTCGGAAAACCGAATGTCGGCAAGAGTTCGTTGCTGAACAAGTTGGCCGGCGCGGAGCGGTCGGTGGTCGACAACGTCGCGGGCACCACGGTCGACCCGGTGGATGAACTCATCGAATTGGACGGCAAGACCTGGCAATTCGTCGACACCGCCGGATTGCGCCGCAAGGTGCGCACGGCCAGCGGGCACGAGTACTACGCGTCGCTGCGCACGCGGGCGGCGCTCGACGCGGCCGAGGTGGCCATCCTGCTGATCGACGCCTCGGAACCGATCACCGAACAGGACCTGCGGGTGCTGTCACTGATCATCGACAGCGGCCGGGCGCTGATCATCGCCTTCAACAAGTGGGACCTCGTTGACGAGGACCGCCGGTATCAGCTCGACAAGGAGATCGACCGCGAACTGGCCCGCGTGCCGTGGGCCTCACGCGTCAACATCTCCGCGTCCACGGGCCGAGCGGTGCACAAGCTGGTTCCCGCACTGGAATCCGCGCTCGACTCCTGGGACAAGCGGATCTCCACCGGGCCACTGAACAATTGGCTCAAGGACGTGATCGCGGCCAATCCGCCACCGCTGCGGGGCGGACGCCAGCCGCGGGTGCTGTTCGCCACCCAGGCCGCCACCCGGCCACCGACGTTCGTGCTGTTCACCACCGGGTTCCTGGAGGCGGGATATCGCCGCTTCCTCGAGCGGCGGTTGCGTGAAGAGTTCAACTTCGACGGCTCGCCCGTCCGGATCAACGTGCGGGTGCGCGACAAACGCGAGCGCCGCAAGCGCTGA
- a CDS encoding HNH endonuclease signature motif containing protein: MSDQPPLPPQLTDLIAQLHALTDELQQVDLTACSDDDLIAAANAHEQAITRLTYAGDRQLVEITARDLPRQMGYRSVPNFFNHRLRISNPQRRRTQLAATATQRSLTGDTTEPRFPVLAEAFAAGTVGTGHITTVLDVLDQIPASVPFDKKTAAERQMVDIATEFAPAEIAMAGQRLLGHLDPDGSLTGDADRARRRGVWIGKPRTDGTSHLSGTLTPELAARLSMMMAVFGQPGLNNPDDPDAPNGAYENADADHVADAACRDYRTPTQRNHDALDAALEAMFADGTLGTTHRGLPVQLIIKADLSDLIAETGYGVTATNTLLPMTDVIRLAAQAQPWLAVFEDATPIPLFFGKGKRFATQAQRMVNFARPDGHVCSAHGCDQPAAYLELHHAQLDWADGGLTDIIDMTGACPKHNRMVGPNPGQYTTRMIGDGPDRGRCGWTLNTRPGAPPNPERVNRTPDLAAGFTKHLAQVRAEIHGPPGNGPTTDDPTTDVPDMDTGRSALPTEQGAIDQQVRELARLQLRQTINPDSVVETRLAALLETHLGLNN, translated from the coding sequence GTGAGCGACCAGCCACCATTACCACCACAGCTCACCGACCTGATCGCCCAACTCCACGCCCTCACCGACGAACTCCAGCAGGTGGACCTCACCGCCTGCTCCGACGATGACCTCATCGCTGCCGCCAACGCGCACGAACAAGCCATCACCCGATTGACCTACGCCGGTGACCGGCAACTGGTGGAGATCACCGCGCGGGATCTGCCGCGGCAGATGGGCTACCGCTCGGTGCCGAACTTCTTCAACCATCGTCTGCGGATCTCCAACCCGCAACGCCGCCGCACCCAACTGGCGGCCACCGCCACTCAACGATCGTTGACCGGCGACACCACCGAACCGAGGTTTCCGGTGCTCGCCGAGGCGTTCGCCGCCGGCACCGTCGGCACCGGGCACATCACCACGGTGCTCGATGTGCTCGACCAGATCCCCGCGTCGGTCCCCTTCGACAAGAAGACCGCGGCCGAGCGGCAGATGGTCGACATCGCCACCGAGTTCGCGCCTGCCGAGATCGCGATGGCCGGTCAACGCCTGTTGGGCCATCTCGATCCGGACGGGTCGCTGACCGGTGATGCTGATCGGGCGCGGCGCCGCGGAGTGTGGATCGGCAAACCGCGTACTGATGGGACCTCGCATCTGTCGGGCACCCTTACCCCGGAATTGGCGGCCCGACTGTCGATGATGATGGCCGTGTTCGGCCAACCCGGCCTCAACAACCCCGACGATCCCGACGCGCCGAACGGGGCCTACGAGAACGCTGATGCCGACCACGTCGCCGACGCCGCCTGCCGTGACTACCGCACCCCCACCCAACGCAACCACGACGCCCTCGATGCGGCCCTGGAAGCCATGTTTGCCGACGGGACGCTGGGCACCACCCACCGCGGTCTGCCGGTGCAGTTGATCATCAAAGCCGACCTGAGCGATCTGATCGCCGAGACCGGGTACGGTGTCACCGCCACCAACACCCTGCTACCGATGACCGATGTCATCCGGTTGGCCGCGCAGGCACAGCCGTGGTTGGCGGTGTTCGAGGACGCCACCCCGATCCCCCTGTTCTTCGGGAAAGGCAAACGGTTCGCCACCCAAGCCCAACGCATGGTCAACTTCGCCCGCCCCGACGGACACGTCTGTTCCGCCCACGGCTGTGATCAGCCGGCGGCGTATCTGGAACTGCATCACGCCCAACTGGACTGGGCCGACGGCGGACTCACCGACATCATCGACATGACCGGCGCGTGTCCCAAACACAATCGGATGGTCGGACCCAACCCCGGCCAATACACCACCCGCATGATCGGCGACGGCCCCGACCGCGGACGCTGCGGCTGGACCCTCAACACCCGCCCCGGCGCACCACCCAACCCCGAACGGGTCAACCGCACCCCCGACCTGGCCGCCGGATTCACCAAACACCTCGCGCAGGTACGCGCCGAAATCCACGGCCCACCTGGCAATGGGCCGACGACCGACGACCCGACAACCGATGTTCCCGACATGGACACCGGACGATCAGCGCTGCCCACTGAACAAGGCGCGATCGACCAACAGGTCCGCGAACTCGCCCGCCTCCAGCTCCGTCAGACCATCAACCCCGACTCCGTCGTCGAGACCCGGCTCGCCGCACTCCTCGAAACGCACCTCGGACTCAACAACTGA
- a CDS encoding GlsB/YeaQ/YmgE family stress response membrane protein yields MLILGIIVFGMVIGALAQLIVGGKNMWNIDWGLAIVAGLVGSFVGGLLISLLAGDGLNFRPSGIIGSLVGALIVTVGWIWYKKRSSTAA; encoded by the coding sequence GTGCTCATCTTGGGAATCATCGTGTTCGGCATGGTCATTGGTGCACTTGCCCAGCTCATCGTCGGCGGCAAGAACATGTGGAACATCGACTGGGGACTGGCTATCGTCGCCGGACTCGTCGGTTCATTCGTCGGCGGACTGCTGATCAGCCTGCTGGCCGGTGACGGCCTCAACTTCCGGCCCAGCGGCATCATCGGGTCGCTGGTGGGTGCGCTCATCGTGACCGTCGGTTGGATCTGGTATAAGAAGCGGTCCTCGACCGCCGCCTGA
- a CDS encoding IS3 family transposase (programmed frameshift) — MAAPRKYSIELKERATRMAVEARKDPATRPGAFKRIGDQLGVHPEALRTWVKQAEIDGGQRPGTTSSDSERIAQLERENRELRRANTILKQASAFFCRGDRPPTALIVEFVAASRDEHGVDPICAALRDTAAQIAPSTVRAHLSANKTEAPRTVRDREMLGEIRTVHADNLGVYGARKVHAELRRKDIDVARCTVERLMKADGLQGIPRLKTRRTTRSDGAETPQPADRVGRQFTAEAPNTLWVADLTYIRTHSGWVYAAFILDVYSRVVVGWQVSTTMHTDLALDALDMGLWARDRAGQDVAGLIHHSDRGVQYRAIRYTERLAEAEAVTSVGSKGDSYDNAMAEAFNSLFKAECIRNPIMRPKSGWGGVGDVEIAVAEYIEWFNHRRLHGEIGHVPPVEYEAAYWAAHTVTSYRENPVPAEAGTN, encoded by the exons ATGGCAGCACCTCGGAAGTACAGCATTGAGCTGAAGGAGCGAGCGACGCGGATGGCGGTGGAAGCCCGCAAGGACCCGGCCACACGGCCGGGAGCGTTCAAACGGATCGGCGATCAACTCGGTGTGCACCCGGAGGCGCTACGCACCTGGGTCAAGCAAGCCGAAATCGATGGCGGGCAGCGGCCGGGTACCACGAGCAGCGATTCCGAGCGGATCGCGCAGCTCGAGCGGGAGAACCGCGAGCTGCGGCGGGCGAACACGATCTTGAAGCAGGCGTCGGCTT TTTTTTGCCGCGGAGATCGACCGCCCACAGCGTTGATCGTGGAGTTCGTCGCCGCTTCTCGCGACGAACACGGAGTCGATCCGATCTGCGCGGCCCTACGCGACACGGCCGCCCAGATCGCTCCGTCCACGGTACGAGCCCACCTGAGTGCGAACAAGACCGAGGCGCCACGCACGGTGCGTGACCGGGAGATGCTCGGCGAGATCCGCACCGTGCACGCCGACAATCTCGGCGTCTACGGTGCCCGCAAGGTCCACGCCGAACTACGCAGAAAGGATATCGACGTGGCGCGCTGCACTGTCGAACGATTGATGAAAGCCGATGGACTGCAAGGGATACCGAGGTTGAAGACACGCAGGACCACCCGCAGCGATGGCGCCGAAACCCCGCAACCGGCCGACCGAGTCGGCCGGCAGTTCACCGCCGAGGCGCCGAACACCTTGTGGGTGGCGGACCTGACCTACATCCGCACCCACTCCGGGTGGGTGTACGCGGCGTTCATCCTCGACGTGTACTCGCGCGTGGTCGTCGGCTGGCAGGTCTCGACCACGATGCACACCGACCTCGCATTGGACGCCTTAGACATGGGATTGTGGGCGCGTGATCGTGCCGGCCAGGATGTGGCCGGACTGATTCACCACTCGGACCGCGGAGTGCAGTATCGAGCGATTCGTTACACCGAGCGTCTCGCCGAAGCTGAAGCGGTGACTTCGGTTGGCTCCAAGGGTGATTCGTATGACAACGCGATGGCCGAGGCGTTCAACTCGTTATTCAAGGCGGAATGTATCCGCAACCCGATCATGCGCCCGAAGAGCGGGTGGGGCGGTGTCGGCGACGTCGAGATCGCGGTCGCCGAGTACATCGAGTGGTTCAACCACCGCCGTCTGCACGGCGAGATCGGACACGTCCCGCCGGTCGAGTACGAGGCCGCCTACTGGGCGGCCCACACGGTCACCAGCTACCGTGAGAACCCGGTCCCAGCAGAGGCCGGAACCAACTAA
- a CDS encoding DUF1622 domain-containing protein: MQIHEVFDGVATAFEVIGVLAMIVGFVVAFIVAGRRALQRDSSAFTVLRNALGGAILLGLEILVAADLIRTITSKPSLTDVGVLAIIVLLRTVLSMSIQIEVEGALPWRRALRSGATVMAQAVSAETDAKRAGSAS, translated from the coding sequence ATGCAGATTCACGAGGTGTTCGACGGGGTTGCGACCGCCTTCGAGGTGATCGGCGTGCTCGCCATGATCGTCGGATTCGTGGTGGCCTTCATCGTCGCCGGACGTCGTGCACTGCAACGGGATTCGAGTGCGTTCACCGTTCTGCGCAACGCTCTCGGCGGCGCCATTCTGCTCGGGCTGGAGATCCTTGTCGCCGCCGACCTGATCAGGACCATCACGTCGAAGCCCTCTCTGACCGACGTCGGTGTACTCGCGATCATCGTGCTGCTGCGAACGGTACTGAGCATGTCGATTCAGATCGAGGTCGAGGGAGCGCTCCCGTGGCGCCGGGCGCTGCGGTCCGGCGCCACGGTGATGGCCCAGGCCGTATCCGCCGAAACCGACGCGAAGCGCGCCGGCTCGGCCTCGTGA
- a CDS encoding ferritin-like domain-containing protein, with protein MDSQQWLADFRVAAHRRSQRAQPDWAGGTDLTPAVVLSLQRFQVGESGDGAHLIAKADLSGDTDYAAAVRLFVAEEQNHARMLAALLRAGGHGTVDRHWSDTVFVHLRRLLGLRLEVMILAIAEVIALRYYRALAEGEDRLLTDVAERILDDEHRHVPFQIDCLRERFGHHPAAVRHVLVYLWRTAALVVTVVVGLDHGPALRDLAVSRRRFIIDTWRLFVVVSDAVLDSAPPAGSVRRPTSRRPIS; from the coding sequence ATGGACTCGCAGCAGTGGCTGGCCGACTTCCGTGTCGCGGCACACCGACGTTCGCAGAGAGCCCAGCCCGACTGGGCCGGCGGCACCGATCTCACACCCGCGGTGGTGCTCAGCCTCCAGCGGTTCCAGGTCGGGGAGAGCGGGGATGGCGCCCACCTCATCGCGAAGGCCGACCTTAGCGGCGACACCGACTACGCCGCGGCGGTCCGCCTCTTCGTCGCCGAAGAGCAGAACCATGCGCGAATGCTGGCCGCGTTGCTCCGCGCCGGCGGTCACGGCACCGTTGACCGGCATTGGTCCGACACCGTCTTCGTTCATCTGCGACGACTGCTCGGGCTCCGGCTCGAAGTGATGATCCTGGCGATCGCCGAAGTGATCGCACTGCGGTACTACCGGGCGCTGGCCGAGGGCGAAGATCGCCTGCTCACCGACGTCGCCGAACGAATCCTCGACGACGAGCACCGCCATGTCCCGTTCCAGATCGATTGTCTCCGAGAACGATTCGGGCACCATCCGGCCGCGGTTCGACATGTACTCGTATATCTGTGGCGCACCGCGGCCCTGGTGGTGACGGTGGTTGTCGGGCTAGACCACGGGCCGGCGTTGCGCGACCTCGCAGTCTCACGGCGCCGGTTCATCATCGACACCTGGAGACTGTTCGTCGTGGTGTCCGATGCCGTACTCGATTCCGCGCCACCGGCGGGTTCGGTGCGTCGCCCAACGAGTCGACGACCGATCTCCTGA
- a CDS encoding IS3 family transposase (programmed frameshift) — MGAPRKFDQETRERAVRMYQDRLGEVGGSKSAARRHVAEMLDINQATLRNWIEKDTPVVSSGVSTTSGELDAQVRELRRENSELRRANEILKTASAFFGRGGDRPPTSLIVEYIDDHRDRFGVDPICRVLTEYGMQIAPSTYYAHKQRGLVSAAMLEEAYAAHAVYQQFEKNRGVYGVRKMYHTMWRAGHVMGRDQVGRLMGICGISGAVRGSHRTTTTHRDDRAPRFPDHVERQWDTPTHPDQWWVADFTYVWTLAGFVYVAFLVDVFSRRILGWRVMASKHTPLVTSVVEQALFARRRSGFDFTATGLVHHSDAGSQYTSLAFTAALTEANITGSIGSVGDALDNALMESAIGLYKTELIDTGRAWKDRGEVERETAAYVHWFNAERLHSSLGYCSPVEYETRYRDSVASVAEVA, encoded by the exons ATGGGAGCACCACGGAAGTTTGACCAGGAGACGCGTGAGCGTGCCGTGCGGATGTATCAGGATCGGCTCGGCGAGGTGGGCGGGTCGAAGTCGGCGGCGCGCCGGCATGTCGCCGAGATGCTCGATATCAATCAGGCGACGCTGCGTAACTGGATCGAGAAGGACACGCCGGTGGTCTCCTCGGGGGTGAGTACGACCAGTGGGGAGTTGGATGCCCAGGTGCGTGAGCTGCGTCGTGAGAATTCCGAATTGCGCAGAGCCAATGAGATTTTGAAGACGGCGTCGGCGTTTTTCG GCCGCGGCGGAGATCGACCGCCGACTTCGTTGATCGTCGAGTACATCGACGATCACAGGGACAGGTTCGGGGTCGATCCGATCTGCCGGGTACTCACCGAGTACGGAATGCAGATTGCCCCATCCACCTACTATGCCCACAAGCAGCGTGGCCTGGTCTCGGCAGCGATGCTCGAGGAGGCCTACGCCGCTCATGCCGTCTACCAGCAGTTCGAGAAGAACCGCGGTGTGTACGGGGTGCGCAAGATGTATCACACGATGTGGCGCGCCGGTCACGTGATGGGTCGTGATCAGGTCGGCCGGCTGATGGGGATCTGCGGCATCTCCGGTGCTGTACGCGGCAGCCATCGCACCACCACGACCCACCGAGACGATAGGGCGCCACGATTCCCTGATCATGTTGAACGACAATGGGATACACCGACACATCCGGATCAGTGGTGGGTGGCCGACTTCACGTATGTGTGGACATTGGCGGGGTTTGTCTACGTCGCGTTCCTCGTGGATGTGTTTTCGCGACGCATCCTCGGGTGGCGAGTCATGGCGAGCAAGCACACACCGTTGGTGACGAGTGTTGTCGAGCAAGCGTTGTTCGCCCGCCGCCGATCCGGATTCGACTTCACCGCAACCGGTTTGGTTCATCACAGCGATGCGGGCAGTCAGTACACATCGTTGGCATTCACCGCTGCGCTGACCGAGGCCAACATCACCGGATCCATAGGATCGGTCGGCGATGCGCTCGACAACGCGCTCATGGAGTCGGCGATCGGCTTGTACAAGACCGAACTGATCGACACCGGCCGCGCCTGGAAGGACCGCGGCGAGGTCGAACGAGAGACCGCCGCCTACGTGCACTGGTTCAACGCCGAGAGGCTGCACTCCTCCCTGGGCTACTGCTCACCCGTCGAGTACGAGACGCGCTATCGTGACAGCGTCGCCTCCGTGGCGGAGGTGGCCTGA
- a CDS encoding DUF3253 domain-containing protein: MGEPEATADGRYIVVDGRRWRATDPAIPESLRRQLVDELMDARRAVRSDPDTARPRVRDAKVALGERGEPWWEDPSDEGRRTRIESAIRAMAHARAPKTLCPSEVARIVGGEQWRPLMPLVREIADDLSERGVIRVTQTGVPVVATEVKGPIRLSATDAMEPEDP, translated from the coding sequence ATGGGCGAGCCGGAGGCGACAGCGGACGGACGGTACATCGTCGTCGACGGCCGGCGCTGGCGGGCGACGGACCCCGCGATCCCCGAATCGTTGCGCCGGCAGCTGGTGGACGAGTTGATGGACGCCCGGCGGGCGGTGCGGTCGGACCCGGACACGGCGCGACCGAGGGTGCGCGACGCCAAGGTGGCTCTCGGTGAGCGCGGCGAGCCGTGGTGGGAGGACCCGTCGGACGAGGGGCGGCGCACCCGCATCGAGAGCGCGATCCGCGCGATGGCACACGCCCGCGCGCCGAAGACGCTGTGTCCGAGTGAGGTCGCCCGCATTGTGGGCGGCGAGCAGTGGCGTCCGCTGATGCCGCTGGTGCGCGAGATCGCGGACGACCTGTCGGAGCGAGGCGTCATCCGCGTGACACAGACGGGCGTGCCGGTGGTGGCGACCGAGGTCAAGGGCCCGATCCGCCTCAGCGCCACAGATGCGATGGAGCCGGAAGACCCGTGA
- the soxR gene encoding redox-sensitive transcriptional activator SoxR, with product MNEIKPVPTDLLTVGEVARRTGVAVSALHFYEREGLISSTRTSGGQRRFARHVIRRVSVIQVAKRMGIPLAEVAEVFADLPQDRMPSKTDWRRIGERWRGRLEARRKEIERMEEELVECIGCGCVSLRSCRVLNPDDELGSAGAGPRLLPAIDPGDVD from the coding sequence ATGAATGAGATCAAGCCTGTCCCGACCGATCTGCTGACCGTCGGAGAGGTTGCACGCCGGACCGGAGTTGCGGTGTCTGCCTTGCACTTCTACGAGCGGGAAGGGCTGATCAGCTCGACCCGGACCTCGGGCGGTCAACGCCGATTCGCCCGCCACGTGATCCGACGCGTATCGGTGATCCAGGTGGCCAAGCGCATGGGTATCCCGCTGGCCGAGGTGGCCGAGGTCTTCGCCGACCTCCCGCAGGACCGGATGCCGTCCAAGACCGACTGGCGGCGCATCGGCGAGCGATGGCGCGGACGACTCGAGGCCCGACGTAAAGAGATCGAGCGGATGGAGGAGGAATTGGTCGAGTGCATCGGCTGTGGTTGCGTGTCGCTGCGCAGCTGTCGCGTCCTCAATCCCGATGACGAACTGGGATCTGCCGGCGCGGGGCCCCGACTACTGCCCGCAATCGACCCCGGCGACGTGGACTGA
- a CDS encoding FBP domain-containing protein has translation MHALTESQIRKSLVNASMRERNALTLPADFPSLDFDDLDFLGWRDPKLPLVGYLVVPVDDRLVGIMMRQGARQPRTRPQCSFCEDVQLPNEVTFFSAKRAGAAGRKGDTVGTLLCAGFQCCANVRVRPSAIFAGDNPEAVRQRRIDALRAHVEGFARRILG, from the coding sequence ATGCATGCGCTCACCGAGTCGCAGATCCGCAAATCCCTCGTCAACGCCTCCATGCGTGAACGCAACGCGTTGACGCTGCCAGCCGATTTCCCGTCCCTTGACTTCGATGACCTCGACTTCCTCGGCTGGCGCGATCCCAAACTCCCACTCGTCGGCTACCTGGTGGTGCCGGTCGACGATCGGCTCGTCGGCATCATGATGCGCCAGGGTGCCCGCCAGCCGCGCACCCGTCCGCAGTGCTCGTTCTGCGAGGACGTTCAGTTGCCCAACGAGGTCACCTTCTTCAGCGCCAAGCGTGCCGGTGCCGCCGGACGTAAAGGCGACACCGTGGGCACTTTGCTCTGTGCCGGTTTCCAGTGCTGCGCCAACGTCCGCGTCCGACCGTCGGCCATCTTCGCCGGTGACAACCCGGAGGCCGTGCGTCAACGGCGTATCGACGCGCTGCGCGCGCATGTGGAGGGTTTCGCGAGGCGGATCCTCGGCTGA
- a CDS encoding MFS transporter, translating to MTAEDTRATGTSETETPLGRPVGSWRELFGADHATASLVLAGGIAVYAMNTFVTAALLPSTIADIGGDQYFAWVTTTFMVASVLASMLVARTLAAMGAARAYLTAFLLFAAGSLAAALTPTMELLLAARVLQGLGGGLLAGLGYAVIRDALPEHLWTRATGLVSAMWGVGTLLGPTTGGFFAQIGFWRGAFWLLAAVAVVLGVLSTRALPRGSSESDDFGRLPATSLVMLVLAATAFSIAAIVPVGGPTAVALAAGAALVGGFILVDSRASSPVLPHITYQRGNPLKWFYIVLGILSAAAMAEIFLPKFGQDLAGMTPLVAGVFGATVSIGWSVVQLFSASVDSERIGRRLMILGPVFVTVGLAVYAATQHVTAAWIPVVWVVGLILAGAGVGLAFPHLSVAAMRSTDDPVEGSKAAAGVGTAELIANAISSALVGTLVVVGGPGAAGSMMMGAGLAALGALGVVAIVAALRRE from the coding sequence ATGACCGCTGAAGACACAAGAGCAACAGGAACTTCCGAGACCGAGACGCCGCTCGGCAGACCGGTTGGCAGCTGGCGCGAACTCTTTGGCGCCGACCACGCCACGGCCTCACTCGTTCTGGCGGGCGGTATCGCCGTGTACGCCATGAACACCTTCGTCACGGCAGCGCTCCTCCCCTCCACCATCGCTGACATCGGTGGCGATCAGTACTTCGCTTGGGTGACAACCACTTTCATGGTCGCCTCGGTGCTCGCCTCGATGCTGGTCGCCCGCACTCTCGCCGCGATGGGTGCCGCACGTGCCTACCTGACGGCCTTTCTGCTGTTTGCGGCCGGATCTCTCGCCGCCGCACTCACCCCGACGATGGAACTCCTCCTTGCCGCGCGGGTGCTCCAGGGACTCGGTGGCGGACTCCTCGCCGGACTCGGCTATGCCGTCATTCGCGACGCACTCCCCGAACACTTGTGGACCCGTGCCACCGGTCTCGTCTCGGCGATGTGGGGGGTTGGCACTCTCCTCGGACCAACAACGGGCGGATTCTTCGCCCAGATCGGCTTCTGGCGCGGTGCCTTCTGGTTGCTGGCGGCCGTGGCGGTGGTGCTCGGGGTGCTGTCCACTCGCGCATTGCCCAGGGGCAGTTCGGAGTCCGACGACTTCGGGAGGCTGCCGGCGACGTCTCTCGTCATGCTGGTTCTCGCGGCCACGGCGTTCAGCATCGCGGCCATCGTTCCGGTCGGCGGGCCGACCGCTGTTGCGCTCGCGGCCGGTGCCGCGCTGGTCGGCGGATTCATCCTGGTGGACAGCCGCGCGTCGTCGCCGGTGTTGCCGCACATCACCTATCAGCGTGGCAACCCGCTGAAGTGGTTCTACATCGTCCTCGGCATCCTCAGCGCCGCAGCGATGGCCGAGATCTTCCTGCCGAAATTCGGCCAGGATCTCGCCGGGATGACACCGCTGGTCGCAGGTGTCTTCGGCGCGACGGTGTCGATCGGCTGGAGTGTGGTGCAGCTCTTCAGCGCAAGCGTCGACAGCGAGCGGATCGGCAGACGGCTTATGATCCTCGGACCGGTGTTCGTGACGGTCGGCCTCGCTGTCTATGCCGCGACGCAGCACGTCACCGCGGCATGGATTCCCGTGGTCTGGGTGGTCGGCCTCATTCTCGCCGGAGCCGGTGTGGGTCTGGCCTTCCCCCACCTGAGCGTGGCGGCGATGCGCAGCACCGACGATCCCGTCGAGGGCTCGAAAGCCGCGGCGGGGGTGGGCACGGCCGAACTCATCGCGAACGCCATCTCGTCGGCGCTGGTCGGCACCCTCGTCGTGGTGGGCGGCCCCGGCGCGGCGGGTTCGATGATGATGGGGGCGGGACTCGCCGCACTCGGCGCGCTCGGGGTTGTGGCCATCGTTGCCGCCCTTCGCCGCGAGTGA